In Thermospira aquatica, the following proteins share a genomic window:
- a CDS encoding alpha/beta fold hydrolase, with amino-acid sequence MAKYLIALHGIGLSRKYLFYVKDFFQKKGFIVRDMDLLGFGATTVQNRGDISDFHEYTRSLVQVSREIRQQDLQAKIFVWGENLGATIALMYGIEYPQCPSGIVAVNPLLSLELGFSKMDIAKNHMASQIAPNTRIEFPFLLQDLTDDEHIAETIASDEARCTSITARFWGALFRATVFLWTDARRMQVPFLIQYSRGSHFVSERAVEHFLGLASSPLKLKEGIEGPPLLSLSKKREDIYEKALSFFDLCDHQKK; translated from the coding sequence ATGGCAAAATATCTCATCGCATTGCATGGCATAGGGCTTTCGAGGAAGTATCTTTTTTATGTCAAGGATTTTTTTCAAAAAAAAGGGTTTATAGTTAGAGACATGGATCTGTTGGGGTTTGGAGCCACAACTGTTCAGAATAGAGGAGATATTAGCGATTTTCATGAGTATACCCGAAGTTTGGTGCAGGTAAGCCGAGAGATTCGTCAGCAGGATCTCCAAGCGAAAATATTTGTATGGGGGGAAAATCTTGGGGCAACGATTGCTCTCATGTATGGTATAGAGTATCCGCAATGTCCGAGTGGTATTGTCGCTGTGAATCCGTTGCTTTCTCTTGAGTTGGGATTTTCAAAGATGGATATCGCAAAAAATCATATGGCTTCTCAGATTGCCCCGAATACAAGGATAGAGTTTCCGTTTTTGCTCCAGGATCTTACAGATGATGAACATATAGCTGAGACAATTGCCTCGGATGAGGCGCGTTGTACCTCTATAACGGCGAGATTCTGGGGTGCACTTTTTCGCGCCACGGTTTTTCTCTGGACGGATGCCCGTCGGATGCAGGTTCCCTTTTTGATCCAGTATTCCAGAGGCTCTCATTTTGTTTCCGAAAGGGCGGTTGAGCATTTTTTGGGTTTGGCTTCTTCTCCTCTCAAATTAAAAGAGGGTATTGAAGGACCACCGCTTCTTTCTCTTTCAAAGAAGCGGGAGGATATCTATGAGAAAGCATTATCGTTTTTTGATCTTTGTGATCATCAGAAAAAATAG
- a CDS encoding PilZ domain-containing protein: MDKEISQKNEIINLYNHVRIKRIGVMLQENKNKFHLTGFVTRVDMSVVNLFFDKEPAILPIQNVILSFEYNKNFYYSAPTTVRLYNFQLRSIEVLIPERIWYHPVRRYNRYSLKEPGKVKVYIKKIETKLQETTQVNISELPENLRVIYLALKEENPDLKKILGMVGEEIKRFSPQFKINIFKNLDQISPLERVVYTYKKPFWISDTENIPNYLHIGEKFGVIGYEKYFEMIKKKMAPDILDKIRQTYMSRGILSYLLIPILIGDKVMGAIEITVPRESGKKELSIYDVFYIRSLADIIAEVLVKSYAAAPEGKSEELELVDISLGGISVVNKNMYLMHTIKENSILKLGIQYENTELEVRTRVIRMNYIPGENAGIHMAMEFVGLEEEGKQLLNKIIRESEKAV; encoded by the coding sequence ATGGATAAGGAAATTTCCCAAAAAAATGAGATTATCAATCTCTACAATCACGTCAGGATCAAACGTATTGGTGTTATGTTGCAGGAGAATAAAAACAAATTTCATCTGACAGGTTTTGTCACCAGGGTGGATATGAGTGTGGTCAATTTGTTTTTTGATAAGGAACCCGCGATTTTGCCTATTCAGAATGTTATTCTTTCCTTTGAGTACAATAAAAATTTTTATTATTCAGCGCCTACTACAGTTCGGTTGTATAACTTTCAACTTCGTTCAATTGAAGTTTTGATTCCTGAGCGGATATGGTATCATCCTGTGAGACGGTATAATCGCTATAGCCTAAAAGAGCCAGGCAAGGTCAAAGTTTATATAAAAAAAATAGAAACCAAACTTCAAGAAACGACACAGGTGAATATTTCAGAACTTCCAGAGAATCTGCGGGTTATTTATCTTGCCTTAAAGGAAGAAAATCCCGATCTCAAAAAGATCCTTGGCATGGTAGGGGAAGAAATTAAACGTTTTAGTCCGCAGTTTAAGATTAATATTTTTAAGAACCTTGATCAGATTTCTCCTTTGGAAAGAGTAGTGTATACGTATAAAAAGCCTTTCTGGATTTCGGATACGGAAAATATTCCAAACTATCTTCATATTGGAGAGAAGTTTGGGGTTATCGGGTACGAGAAGTATTTTGAGATGATTAAAAAGAAGATGGCTCCGGATATTCTGGATAAGATCAGGCAGACGTATATGAGTCGGGGGATCCTTTCGTATCTTCTTATTCCTATTCTTATAGGCGATAAGGTTATGGGGGCTATTGAGATTACTGTACCAAGAGAGAGTGGCAAGAAAGAGCTCAGCATTTATGATGTTTTTTATATTCGCAGTTTGGCGGATATTATTGCTGAGGTTTTGGTGAAATCGTATGCAGCTGCCCCTGAGGGAAAAAGTGAGGAACTTGAGTTGGTTGATATTTCTCTGGGGGGCATCTCAGTGGTGAATAAAAATATGTACCTTATGCATACGATTAAGGAAAATTCTATCCTGAAACTTGGTATTCAATATGAAAATACTGAGCTGGAAGTGAGAACAAGGGTGATACGGATGAATTATATTCCCGGTGAAAATGCGGGTATTCACATGGCAATGGAATTTGTCGGGCTTGAAGAGGAAGGAAAACAGCTTTTGAATAAGATTATTCGTGAGAGTGAGAAGGCAGTCTGA
- a CDS encoding WD40 repeat domain-containing protein: MGKKFVFVGLLASFWVGFCLTACERVVKQESEFRFESRSPFVLETNFVAHGNYIFYGVFSSDGRFLATGSADRTVAIWDTAKWERVTLLKENYSQLWGMPLAFDKNDNYVVYGAYEELVLWDRMNQKVGVRTNGHRNRVQTIKKVEDMVVSGGADGFIRLWRVPSLELVGEKKISLKEIWSIAYDEKKKIIITGGEDGTVSLFTFPEFVPIYSTREHMFPVEYVAVAPGGGVFATAGGEGLIYLWDVLKKSPLKELRGHVGAVLVVAFLDRRYLASGGEDDTLLFWDLETEKVVGMENLGSDVMALQYEPLTKKLFVGTRRGEIYIWRFNPEP, from the coding sequence ATGGGCAAAAAATTTGTTTTTGTTGGTTTGTTAGCGAGTTTTTGGGTGGGTTTTTGTTTGACGGCGTGTGAACGAGTAGTGAAGCAGGAGAGTGAATTTCGTTTTGAAAGTCGCTCTCCTTTTGTTCTGGAAACGAATTTTGTTGCCCATGGGAATTATATTTTTTATGGGGTATTTTCTTCGGATGGAAGATTTCTGGCAACGGGTAGTGCTGATAGGACAGTGGCAATCTGGGATACAGCAAAGTGGGAGCGTGTAACCCTTTTAAAGGAAAATTATTCTCAGCTCTGGGGAATGCCCTTAGCTTTTGATAAAAATGACAATTATGTGGTCTATGGAGCCTATGAAGAGCTTGTTCTCTGGGATAGAATGAATCAGAAGGTAGGAGTGCGTACCAATGGCCACAGGAATAGGGTGCAAACAATCAAAAAAGTAGAAGATATGGTGGTGAGTGGAGGAGCGGATGGATTTATCAGACTCTGGCGTGTGCCATCTCTCGAACTTGTGGGTGAAAAAAAGATATCTCTGAAAGAGATCTGGAGTATTGCGTATGACGAAAAGAAAAAGATCATTATTACGGGGGGCGAAGATGGCACCGTTTCTCTGTTTACTTTTCCAGAGTTTGTGCCGATATATTCTACAAGGGAACACATGTTTCCGGTGGAGTATGTGGCTGTAGCTCCAGGAGGAGGAGTATTTGCTACGGCTGGCGGAGAGGGACTGATCTATCTTTGGGATGTTCTGAAAAAATCTCCTCTTAAAGAGTTGCGTGGACATGTAGGAGCGGTACTTGTGGTAGCTTTTCTGGACAGGCGATACCTGGCCAGTGGTGGTGAAGACGATACGCTTCTTTTCTGGGATCTGGAAACGGAAAAGGTGGTAGGCATGGAAAATCTGGGATCCGATGTGATGGCACTCCAGTATGAGCCTTTGACGAAAAAATTGTTTGTAGGAACGAGGAGAGGCGAAATATACATCTGGAGGTTTAATCCAGAACCATAG
- a CDS encoding flagellar filament outer layer protein FlaA: MKRAKWFLIWMLVSGVLLVFVTGVLFAQQVENTGGNLRLGEFPVINTNAGESADKTVATELLQTLLVDDFEAAGEWSAFIPRDYGYASAIRREGSPSAIKSDKNKYALGVKVSFMKRDWSWVSITPAKPAKIRGITKNLKVWVVGRNYRHVISVVLRDYLDRIKYLRGDRLIWVGWKQMTINIPDTIEQENYKVSEERGVTFLGFRIDFEPDDMIGRPFYVYFDYLTADVDLYSELNLNADDMIDNW, translated from the coding sequence ATGAAAAGAGCAAAATGGTTTCTTATATGGATGTTGGTGAGTGGAGTACTCCTGGTTTTTGTTACGGGAGTTCTGTTTGCCCAGCAGGTGGAGAATACCGGCGGGAATCTGAGATTGGGAGAGTTTCCTGTTATCAATACGAACGCAGGGGAATCTGCTGATAAGACGGTAGCCACGGAGTTGCTTCAGACTCTTTTGGTTGATGATTTTGAGGCAGCAGGGGAATGGTCGGCATTTATTCCCAGGGACTATGGGTATGCTTCGGCTATCCGTCGTGAAGGGTCTCCTTCGGCGATTAAATCGGATAAGAATAAATATGCCCTTGGTGTAAAGGTTTCTTTTATGAAGCGTGATTGGTCGTGGGTTTCTATTACCCCCGCTAAACCAGCCAAGATTCGTGGTATTACCAAAAACCTCAAGGTTTGGGTGGTGGGAAGAAACTATCGGCATGTTATTAGTGTCGTACTGAGGGATTATCTTGATCGTATAAAGTATCTGCGTGGGGATAGGCTTATCTGGGTAGGATGGAAACAGATGACGATCAATATTCCCGATACGATTGAACAGGAAAATTACAAGGTCTCTGAAGAACGGGGGGTCACCTTCTTGGGATTTCGTATTGATTTTGAGCCGGATGATATGATAGGACGCCCGTTCTATGTGTACTTTGATTACCTTACAGCGGATGTCGATCTCTACTCAGAGCTCAATCTGAATGCAGACGATATGATTGATAACTGGTAA
- a CDS encoding Crp/Fnr family transcriptional regulator gives MQEKESFLGKITLFSELTEEERKQVGDILHYRHYKKGEVIVSEGDEGTSLFLFQKGVVQVTSQITLKRTGDDKWMEAEKSIATYDEVKMPFFGEMSLLTGAPRSATVKAMTDVELYEVFQKDFYDLCERNHTIGYKLLKAIAQVLCGRIRSLNQNILKLTTALSIVVSKKR, from the coding sequence ATGCAAGAGAAGGAATCTTTTTTAGGGAAAATAACGCTTTTTTCTGAATTAACCGAAGAAGAGCGAAAACAGGTTGGGGATATTCTTCATTACAGGCATTATAAAAAAGGGGAAGTGATCGTGAGTGAAGGAGATGAGGGGACGTCGTTGTTTCTTTTTCAAAAGGGTGTGGTTCAGGTGACAAGTCAAATTACTCTGAAGCGAACGGGGGATGATAAATGGATGGAGGCCGAGAAATCTATTGCTACCTATGATGAGGTGAAGATGCCTTTTTTTGGGGAGATGTCGCTTTTGACGGGGGCTCCTCGTTCGGCAACCGTAAAAGCCATGACCGATGTAGAACTCTACGAAGTGTTTCAAAAGGATTTTTATGATCTCTGTGAGCGCAATCATACGATTGGGTATAAGCTTTTGAAGGCTATTGCGCAGGTTTTGTGTGGGCGGATTCGTTCGTTGAATCAAAATATCTTGAAACTTACAACAGCCTTGTCGATTGTGGTGAGTAAAAAGAGGTGA
- a CDS encoding SpoIIE family protein phosphatase — MRKRKEVFRLFRVSLQVKVVLFVAFVFLVFAVPFIRYNAVQQQKEREDLIARNLSVYLDAFRKNVEGYASDKWGQVSTEGTSDVALSTTFSRDIDEKGLNSFLENIFGTDKKQKQLQRQIEVLRTAIKEQSRQQKLQREKEQKLLVQRQYMSIQEYLFTLTNIPSFSMAFFVDPNGYIVFHTKPELVGGKISQTNREILFKGYLPRLYFVRLQRSYEAFIPLYDQSFSQGIVSKEWQGFLRDVSEGKLFRSQSLPAEVRRNFLLIERFDEVYDRYFDVSGNLTLAGEKLKSKGLMTSSLVRAVYTLKQVFDRYKRGQEQVLVSNQMTNLVRWFQVAGVSEKEILQYQKWYRSRKIFTHTNLLKERDRQTLVFLDSVERYLRKYIEFSPKTKKSLWRTTDLLDELLKGYVSNRVAQDKVSKKKFTEEGYTAVFEKSYFVVAMQNAAESYLKLRSYRTRQREFDSSAIHELFQYLYAPYRTGTVAILLSIEDFERQQKAVELRSIDMAVFLLLRVLLLAWIFVRFMLQSLAKLAEGTEEIASGKWGKQVEVFSYDEIGDLAERFNAMSLRIAKMFQEVKEKSRMEAELESAKEIQNAILPQQYPQVSGYLFSVYYQPQTESGGDYYDFVEVGANRLGVVVADVTGHGVGAGMVMAMLRSALRTYAGGKLDAARVLKEVNPVLYRDTLPTMFATVFYGVLDIQNHELYYTSAGHQQGILYHPQERKIRLLKGGGMPVGMVESSIFDPEIQLYKVGLRQGEFLILYTDGITEAKNQKNEEYGETRFYEAISRFASTDVHGMRDKVISDLLAFCGDAPPTDDRTMLIVYRA, encoded by the coding sequence ATGAGGAAGAGGAAAGAAGTTTTTCGTCTTTTTCGTGTGAGTCTCCAGGTTAAAGTGGTGCTTTTTGTTGCTTTTGTGTTTTTGGTTTTTGCTGTCCCATTTATTCGTTATAATGCGGTGCAGCAACAGAAAGAGAGAGAGGATCTGATCGCACGAAATCTTTCGGTGTATCTTGATGCTTTTCGCAAAAATGTTGAAGGGTATGCAAGTGATAAATGGGGGCAGGTTTCCACGGAGGGAACAAGTGATGTTGCTTTGTCTACCACCTTTTCAAGGGATATAGACGAGAAAGGTCTCAATAGTTTTCTGGAGAATATCTTTGGGACGGATAAAAAACAAAAGCAACTGCAGAGGCAGATAGAGGTTCTCCGGACAGCCATTAAAGAACAGAGTCGTCAACAGAAACTTCAGCGAGAAAAAGAGCAGAAGCTTTTGGTACAACGTCAATATATGTCTATCCAGGAGTATCTTTTTACCTTGACGAATATTCCCTCTTTTAGTATGGCTTTTTTTGTTGATCCTAATGGATATATAGTCTTTCATACCAAACCGGAGCTGGTAGGGGGAAAGATTAGTCAAACGAATCGTGAGATTCTCTTTAAAGGGTATCTTCCTCGTTTGTATTTTGTGAGGCTTCAGCGTTCGTATGAGGCTTTTATACCTCTGTATGATCAGAGTTTTTCTCAGGGTATCGTATCAAAAGAATGGCAGGGGTTCCTCCGTGATGTGTCTGAAGGAAAGCTTTTTCGGAGCCAGAGTTTACCAGCCGAGGTTCGGAGGAATTTTCTTCTCATTGAGAGATTTGATGAGGTGTATGATCGTTATTTTGATGTATCGGGGAATTTGACTCTTGCTGGCGAAAAACTGAAGTCTAAAGGGCTCATGACCTCATCATTGGTGCGAGCAGTCTACACCTTGAAGCAGGTTTTTGATCGTTATAAGCGGGGACAGGAGCAGGTGCTTGTCTCTAATCAGATGACAAACCTCGTTCGGTGGTTTCAAGTAGCGGGAGTCTCAGAGAAGGAGATTCTTCAGTATCAAAAATGGTACCGTTCGCGAAAGATCTTTACTCACACCAATCTTCTCAAGGAAAGAGATAGACAGACATTGGTTTTTTTAGATAGTGTTGAACGTTACTTGAGAAAATATATTGAGTTTTCTCCGAAGACAAAGAAGTCTCTGTGGAGGACGACAGATTTACTCGATGAGCTTTTGAAGGGGTATGTTTCAAATAGAGTGGCTCAAGATAAGGTTTCAAAGAAAAAGTTTACAGAGGAAGGATATACGGCTGTTTTTGAGAAGTCGTATTTTGTCGTAGCAATGCAAAATGCCGCGGAGAGCTATCTTAAACTCAGGTCTTATCGTACCAGGCAACGAGAGTTTGATAGTTCGGCCATTCATGAGCTTTTCCAATATCTTTATGCTCCCTATCGTACAGGAACAGTGGCGATTTTACTTTCTATTGAAGATTTTGAGAGACAGCAGAAAGCTGTTGAGTTGCGTTCAATTGATATGGCGGTTTTTCTTCTTTTGAGGGTGCTTTTGCTTGCCTGGATCTTTGTGAGATTTATGCTTCAGTCGTTGGCAAAATTGGCGGAGGGAACGGAGGAGATTGCTTCTGGAAAATGGGGAAAACAGGTGGAGGTGTTCTCTTATGATGAGATAGGGGATTTGGCAGAACGCTTTAATGCGATGAGTCTCCGTATTGCAAAAATGTTTCAAGAAGTTAAAGAAAAAAGCCGCATGGAAGCTGAGCTTGAGTCAGCAAAGGAAATCCAGAATGCTATTTTGCCTCAGCAGTATCCCCAAGTATCGGGATATCTTTTTAGTGTGTACTATCAGCCACAGACAGAATCTGGAGGGGATTATTATGATTTTGTTGAGGTGGGAGCAAATCGGTTGGGTGTGGTTGTTGCCGATGTGACAGGACACGGTGTGGGTGCAGGGATGGTGATGGCTATGCTTCGTTCTGCTCTTCGTACGTATGCTGGTGGGAAACTGGACGCTGCCAGGGTGCTTAAAGAAGTGAATCCTGTGCTCTATCGTGATACCTTACCTACCATGTTTGCAACGGTCTTTTATGGGGTGCTTGATATCCAGAACCATGAGCTTTATTATACAAGTGCGGGACATCAGCAAGGAATACTTTATCATCCACAGGAGAGAAAGATACGCTTGTTAAAAGGCGGTGGTATGCCGGTAGGAATGGTGGAGTCTTCGATTTTTGATCCGGAGATCCAGCTTTATAAAGTGGGTTTAAGACAAGGAGAGTTTCTGATTCTCTATACTGATGGTATTACAGAAGCGAAGAATCAGAAAAACGAGGAGTATGGGGAGACGAGGTTCTATGAGGCGATTAGTCGGTTTGCCTCTACAGATGTTCATGGGATGAGGGATAAGGTTATATCGGATCTTTTAGCATTTTGTGGGGATGCACCACCAACAGATGACAGAACGATGTTGATTGTTTACCGAGCGTAG
- a CDS encoding flagellar filament outer layer protein FlaA, whose amino-acid sequence MRYKGIWLITLLTMLLFFGYTSSLFGWGFSDRDRETVNLQTFLISDFGDEKDQTNNLVWKARFSRFAKPSNIMDPGSPVDPEACNSAYFAGKPLGIPEEMEQRQKWVLGVKAQYVRKGYNYVEIIPYHLARAGVDANGKPSNVGDVKETNVSLVGVVKSLDMWLWGGNYNYWLEFYLRDYKGFLHRVPAGDIKFVGWKNLRTTVPSYIPQAQNHVPFLKPLKLEMIKLWSHPEERVDQFYVYLDYLQVQTDVYLERFNGDDLANNRW is encoded by the coding sequence ATGAGATACAAAGGGATTTGGTTGATAACGCTTTTGACCATGTTGCTTTTTTTTGGGTATACCTCTTCTCTGTTTGGTTGGGGTTTTTCCGACCGAGACAGGGAGACTGTGAATTTGCAGACGTTTTTGATTAGTGATTTTGGTGATGAGAAAGACCAGACCAACAATCTGGTGTGGAAGGCGAGGTTTTCTCGTTTTGCTAAACCTTCTAATATCATGGACCCGGGGAGCCCTGTTGATCCCGAGGCTTGTAACTCTGCCTATTTTGCAGGGAAGCCACTCGGTATTCCTGAAGAAATGGAGCAGCGTCAGAAATGGGTTCTGGGAGTGAAGGCACAATATGTGCGTAAGGGTTACAATTATGTTGAGATTATTCCCTATCATCTGGCCAGAGCTGGGGTAGATGCGAATGGCAAGCCTTCCAATGTTGGTGATGTAAAGGAAACCAATGTTTCTCTGGTGGGTGTGGTCAAATCCCTCGATATGTGGCTTTGGGGTGGAAATTATAACTACTGGCTTGAGTTTTATCTGCGGGATTACAAGGGTTTTCTTCACAGGGTTCCGGCGGGGGATATTAAGTTTGTGGGATGGAAGAATCTTCGAACAACGGTTCCGTCGTATATTCCTCAGGCCCAAAATCATGTACCTTTCCTCAAGCCGCTTAAGCTTGAGATGATCAAGCTCTGGAGTCATCCTGAGGAGAGGGTTGATCAATTTTATGTGTATTTGGATTATCTTCAGGTCCAAACCGATGTCTACCTTGAACGTTTCAACGGTGACGATCTGGCCAATAACCGATGGTAA
- a CDS encoding potassium channel family protein yields MRRRNSWFKTASLKLANLVSEPSNQIVLVLFVFLLGMVPLIWWLERSGGNDLFRTLGDALWWLIVTIPTVGYGDIVPRTAFGRLLGVIVIVFGVAFYAILSGQIVSFLIDKKLKERRGLAVVRVKKHVLVLGVNGYLERFLMVLPEFMGDKAMSVVLVNDMSEDEFLEVKDKFPHLMLRFVFGDYTKEAVLRRAGVENAFHAFILADNFHHRSLDDADDRTIMATLSLKAIHPDLPVSAEVIKIEKASAVKRAGVENVIFNGAFSPTLLSAALVSPAVPLFFQDLVANYESPRLTIVGIEPQFIGKPFREYFLAMREKYRLMVVGIYRTEKELSIEDMLSGNDAIDEFIRSKLRGEETEETKYHVNINPPDDYILSSEDTYAFVIR; encoded by the coding sequence ATGCGAAGGAGAAATTCCTGGTTTAAAACGGCAAGTTTAAAACTGGCAAATCTTGTTTCTGAACCTAGTAATCAGATAGTTTTGGTGCTTTTTGTTTTTTTACTCGGGATGGTGCCTCTTATCTGGTGGTTGGAACGTTCTGGCGGAAATGATCTTTTTAGGACGCTTGGGGACGCGCTGTGGTGGCTTATTGTCACTATTCCGACGGTTGGGTATGGAGATATTGTTCCGAGAACAGCTTTTGGTCGTTTACTTGGTGTGATTGTGATTGTCTTTGGAGTGGCGTTTTATGCTATTCTGAGTGGTCAGATTGTTTCTTTTTTAATAGACAAAAAACTCAAAGAACGGAGGGGACTGGCGGTGGTAAGAGTAAAAAAACATGTTTTGGTTCTCGGAGTCAATGGTTATCTCGAGAGATTTTTGATGGTACTTCCTGAATTTATGGGAGACAAGGCAATGAGTGTGGTATTGGTAAATGACATGTCTGAGGATGAATTTCTCGAGGTAAAGGATAAATTTCCCCATCTTATGCTCCGTTTTGTTTTTGGGGATTATACCAAAGAGGCGGTTCTCAGGCGTGCCGGTGTGGAAAACGCCTTTCATGCTTTTATTCTAGCGGATAATTTTCATCACCGTTCTCTGGATGATGCCGATGATAGAACGATTATGGCAACGCTGAGTTTAAAGGCAATTCATCCCGATCTTCCTGTGAGTGCCGAGGTGATAAAAATAGAAAAGGCAAGTGCTGTTAAGAGAGCGGGGGTAGAGAATGTGATTTTTAATGGAGCGTTTAGTCCTACACTTCTTTCGGCAGCGCTGGTTTCTCCTGCTGTACCACTTTTTTTTCAGGATTTGGTGGCAAACTATGAGAGTCCGAGGCTCACGATTGTGGGTATAGAACCCCAGTTTATTGGGAAGCCGTTCCGGGAGTATTTTTTGGCCATGAGAGAAAAGTATAGACTTATGGTGGTTGGAATCTATAGGACAGAAAAAGAGCTCAGTATAGAGGATATGCTTTCTGGCAATGATGCTATTGATGAGTTCATTCGTTCAAAACTCAGAGGAGAAGAGACGGAAGAAACAAAATACCATGTAAATATTAATCCCCCTGATGATTATATCCTCTCTTCTGAAGATACGTATGCTTTCGTGATACGATAA